Proteins encoded by one window of Panicum virgatum strain AP13 chromosome 7N, P.virgatum_v5, whole genome shotgun sequence:
- the LOC120680485 gene encoding glutathione S-transferase T3-like codes for MNTAVPAQPSAPEARRKGTSKRLKNFSTKEDESLCSAYINVSKDPIVGTNQPIRSYWGRIKAYFEEDSECTRSQSSLQHRWADIQKDTSRFCGFYSEIERKNQSGKSDGDKVKDALQMYEGIVGATFKFIH; via the exons ATGAACACTGCCGTGCCAGCTCAACCTAGCGCCCCCGAAGCACGCAGGAAAGGAACTTCCAAACGTTTGAAGAACTTCTCAACAAAGGAGGATGAATCATTATGCTCAGCGTACATTAATGTGAGCAAGGATCCTATTGTGGGAACCAACCAGCCAATCCGATCCTATTGGGGAAGGATAAAAGCTTACTTCGAAGAAGATAGTGAATGTACCAGGTCCCAGTCTTCCCTGCAGCATAGGTGGGCTGATATCCAGAAGGATACTTCAAGATTTTGTGGGTTTTACTCTGAGATTGAACGGAAAAACCAGAGTGGCAAGAGCGATGGTGACAAG GTGAAAGACGCTCTCCAGATGTATGAGGGAATTGTCGGTGCCACTTTCAAGTTCATTCATTGA